The DNA window CCAATCATCATCCTTCAAAATAACTTCTGAACCATTTCTGATATCTCTATTTATTGTAAAAATAAGATTAGATAATATATCTTGAGTATTCTCTTCAAAAAAAATTCGAGTATTAAATTCACTTGCTCTAACCATCAAAAAGGTGGTGCCACTGAGTACAAATCCAACAATTAAAGAGGTTACTATAATCTCAGTTAGAGAGAATCCTTTTTTATTCATAAGTTTAATCTCCAATATAATTTAAATATTTGGGTCTGATAAGTTGCCGTATGGTATGTAAGTTTTTAGAGAAACCGTCTCAGTTTCACCAAGAGTATTTACCCAACTAATTGTACCAACAACTTCCATTACACATGATTGAACAGTAGCAACATTTATTGGTAAATTTCTAATCACTTTATTACCAGTAATGATTATATCATATGGAATATTCCCACTACCTACAGTTTGAAATTTAAATGTATCATCTTTAGTAAATGGTAGCATCGACTCAGAAACTATTACGTTTCCTTCAACACTACATAGATATTCAAACTGG is part of the Candidatus Delongbacteria bacterium genome and encodes:
- a CDS encoding prepilin-type N-terminal cleavage/methylation domain-containing protein — its product is MRKGVTLVEVLVASLILVITVSSVFGSFTVFDRISLNNGYRREAYALLQSQFEYLCSVEGNVIVSESMLPFTKDDTFKFQTVGSGNIPYDIIITGNKVIRNLPINVATVQSCVMEVVGTISWVNTLGETETVSLKTYIPYGNLSDPNI